In Amphiura filiformis chromosome 2, Afil_fr2py, whole genome shotgun sequence, one DNA window encodes the following:
- the LOC140146708 gene encoding uncharacterized protein → MKITLFAVIMLAMVFVKSWHSNAEYTVQGNHWEKDETVPYTREGLKTFTKALKNEFEELYKLQDATAMAAKSTPDSVYIHQDIGILRGREEIRIGYQKLFDSGKASVDVEILEETDTGTLGRGYMHVFVREHYFDKDNNKIGVSKVFLVLKHVEGGYQVYLKSEMTG, encoded by the exons ATGAAGATCACTCTATTTGCTGTAATAATGTTGGCAATGGTCTTTGTGAAATCATGGCATAGCAATGCAGAATACACGGTACAAG GTAATCACTGGGAGAAAGACGAAACCGTACCCTATACCAGGGAGGGGTTAAAAACATTTACCAAAGCATTGAAAAATGAATTTGAAGAACTGTACAAGCTCCAAGATGCAACAGCGATGGCAGCGAAAAGTACGCCTGATTCCGTGTATATTCATCAAGACATAGGGATCCTACGAGGCAGAGAGG AAATCAGGATCGGttatcagaaattatttgactcCGGGAAAGCTTCGGTGGATGTTGAGATTCTCGAAGAGACCGACACTGGTACATTAGGGCGTGGTTATATGCATGTCTTCGTTCGAGAGCATTACTTTGATAAGGACAACAACAAAATTGGAGTTTCAAA AGTCTTTTTGGTTCTTAAACATGTCGAAGGAGGATATCAAGTATACCTGAAATCTGAAATGACAGGATAA
- the LOC140137412 gene encoding uncharacterized protein isoform X2, with product MNRHAPVWSSYCILFPISQEQHLFMMKITLFALIILPAILKSCNVNAKYTAQGNHWWKDGTLPNGKEDIKLFTDIVKSEFENLFKLHDAALMAEKYTNDCVYIREDIGILRGREVREAYQEVFDSGIDSVELEILEETDVGMLGTGYMQFINVMHFFDKDHNSMGVSKILTILKHVDGGYETYLKAEITE from the exons ATGAATCGGCATGCACCTGTATGGTCGTCATATTGTATACTTTTCCCAATCAGTCAAGAACAACACTTGTTTATGATGAAGATCACACTATTTGCCCTAATAATTCTGCCTGCAATCTTGAAATCTTGCAATGTCAATGCAAAGTACACTGCACAAG GTAATCATTGGTGGAAAGACGGAACACTGCCTAATGGCAAGGAAGATATAAAGCTGTTTACTGATATAGTGAAAAGTGAATTTGAAAATCTCTTTAAGCTTCACGATGCTGCATTGATGGCAGAGAAGTACACAAATGATTGTGTGTATATTCGTGAAGACATAGGGATCCTACGTGGGAGAGAGG ttCGAGAGGCATATCAAGAGGTCTTTGATTCCGGGATTGATAGCGTGGAGCTGGAGATTCTCGAAGAGACCGATGTTGGCATGCTGGGAACTGGATACATGCAATTCATTAACGTTATGCATTTCTTTGACAAAGACCACAACAGCATGGGTGTGTCTAA AATCCTTACTATTCTAAAGCACGTGGACGGTGGATATGAAACATATCTGAAAGCTGAAATCACAGAATAA
- the LOC140137412 gene encoding uncharacterized protein isoform X1, with amino-acid sequence MNRHAPVWSSYCILFPISQEQHLFMMKITLFALIILPAILKSCNVNAKYTAQGNHWWKDGTLPNGKEDIKLFTDIVKSEFENLFKLHDAALMAEKYTNDCVYIREDIGILRGREEVREAYQEVFDSGIDSVELEILEETDVGMLGTGYMQFINVMHFFDKDHNSMGVSKILTILKHVDGGYETYLKAEITE; translated from the exons ATGAATCGGCATGCACCTGTATGGTCGTCATATTGTATACTTTTCCCAATCAGTCAAGAACAACACTTGTTTATGATGAAGATCACACTATTTGCCCTAATAATTCTGCCTGCAATCTTGAAATCTTGCAATGTCAATGCAAAGTACACTGCACAAG GTAATCATTGGTGGAAAGACGGAACACTGCCTAATGGCAAGGAAGATATAAAGCTGTTTACTGATATAGTGAAAAGTGAATTTGAAAATCTCTTTAAGCTTCACGATGCTGCATTGATGGCAGAGAAGTACACAAATGATTGTGTGTATATTCGTGAAGACATAGGGATCCTACGTGGGAGAGAGG aagttCGAGAGGCATATCAAGAGGTCTTTGATTCCGGGATTGATAGCGTGGAGCTGGAGATTCTCGAAGAGACCGATGTTGGCATGCTGGGAACTGGATACATGCAATTCATTAACGTTATGCATTTCTTTGACAAAGACCACAACAGCATGGGTGTGTCTAA AATCCTTACTATTCTAAAGCACGTGGACGGTGGATATGAAACATATCTGAAAGCTGAAATCACAGAATAA